The genomic DNA CCGCAGGTGGCCCCGGAGCAGGGCTGGACCCGCGACCAGATGCTCGACCAGCTCGCCCGCAAGGCCGGGCTGCCGGCCGACGCGTGGCGCCAGGGGACCACCTTCGAGGTCTTCACCGCCCAGGTCTTCGCGGAGGGGTCGTGAGGCGAGGCCCTGGCCACACCCGGCGCGAGCTCGCGAAGCTCGCCGCGGCCGGCCTGCTCGCCGGCCGGAGCGTGGTGGCCACGGGTTCGACCGCGCGGCCGGGCGTGGTCGGCACCGCCCCGCTGACCGCTGAAGGACTGAACCGCGCCGCCGCGGCCGCCGCGATGGAGGCCGGCCTGCGGCGCGCGCTCGGGGTCGATCGCGCGGCGGCGGGTCTCGCGGGGCTGTTCTCGGCCTCCGACACGGTCGGCATCAAGCTCAGCTGCCTCGGCGGGGCCCGGCTGTCGCCGCGGGTCGAGCTGGTCGAGGCGCTGGTCGACCTGCTCGCCGAGGCCGGCGTCGCCAGGTCGAAGATCCTGGTCTTCGAGCGGTCGAGCCGCGAGCTCGAGCGCGCCGGGTTCGAGATCCGGCGTTCCGGCGGGCCGTACCTGTGCCACGGCACCGACAACCAGTGGGACCGGGAGCCCTCGACCTCGGGCTCGATCGGCTCGTGCTTCGCGCGCGAGGTGTCCACGACCTGCACCGCGCTGATCTCGTTCGGAGTGGTCAAGGACCATGACCTGGCCGGGGTCTCGGCGGGCTTGAAGAACTGGTACGGCGTGATCCACAACCCGAACAAGTACCACGGCACCAACTGCGACCCCTACGTGGCCGATGTGGTGCGCCATCCCTTTATCTCAGGCAAGCTCCGGCTGACCGTGCTCGACGGGGTCGCGGCGCAGTGCCAGGGTGGCCCCGCCTTCTTCGCCGGCGGGCAGTTCCCGCTCGGGCTGGTGGCGGCGAGCGCCGACCCCGTGGCCGCGGACCTCTGGGCATGGCGGATGATCGAGGCGGAGCGGGCGCGCCGCGGCCTGGAAAGCCTCAGGGTCGACGGCAGGGACCCGGCGTTCATCGCCACCGCGGCGCGCTACGGCCTGGGCGTCGGCGACACGGCGTCGCTGAAGGTGGTGGGGGGATGAGCCTCGATCGGCGGCGGCTGGCCTGGCTCGCGGCGGGCGGCACCCTGGCGACGGCGGCGCCGTCCTGGCTGGGCGCAGGAGGATTGCCGACGCCGGGTGAGATCGTCGACCGGGAGGACCTGCCGGCGCGCGAGGCCTCCTGGTACAAGAAGCTTGACCGGCTGCGGGTGGAGTGCCAGCTCTGTCCACAGGGCTGTGTCGTGGCCGACATGGAGCGCGGCACCTGCGGGGTGCGCGAGAACCGCGGCGGCACCTACTACACGCTCGTCCACTCGCTGGCCTGCAGCCTGCACGCCGACCCGATCGAGAAGAAGCCGTTCTTCCACGTCATGCCGGGCGAGCTCGCGCTGTCGTACGCCACCGCCGGCTGCAACGTCGAGTGCAAGTTCTGCCAGAACTGGGAGATCTCGCAGTTCCGGCCGGAGCAGGTGCAGGGCTACTGGCTGCCGCCGGAGTCGCTGGCCGAGATGGCGAAGCGCGCGGGCGCAAAGCTCACGGCCGCTACCTACTCCGAGCCGGTGGTGTTCTGGGAGTACGTGCGCGACGTCGCCACGGCGGCGAGGAAGGCAGGGCTGCGGCCCACCATCGTCTCCAACGGCTTCATCCAGGAGCAGCCGCTGCGGGAGGTCCTGCCGCTGCTCGACGCCGTCAAGGTCGACCTCAAGGCCTTCACCGATGCCTTCTACCAGGAGCAGGTGCGGGGCAAGCTCGAGCCGGTGCTCAAGACCCTTGAAATCGTGCGCAGCGCCGGCGTGTGGCTCGAGATTGTGGTCTTGCTGGTGCCGACCCTCAACGACTCCGAGGACGAGGTCCGCCGGCTCGCCGCGTGGGTCAAGGAGCACCTCGGGACCGAGGTCCCGCTGCACTTCACCCGTTTCCATCCCACCTACCGGTTGACCAACCTGCCGCCGACCCCGGTCGAGACCCTCGAGCGCGCATGGCGGGCGGCCACCGCCGAGGGCCTGCACTTCGTCTACCTCGGCAACGTGCCTGGCCACCCGGCCGAAAGCACCCGTTGCCCGGGCTGCGGCGAGGTGGTGATCGAACGGATGGGCTTCCGGATCCTGCGCAACGCGCTTGCCGATGGGCATTGTCCCAAATGCCGGCGGGCGATCCCGGGCGTATGGGCGTAGCGCCGAGCGGTCCCGGCGAGGGCCGCCACCTCCATGGGCTTCCGGCCTCGGGCGTGCTCTCCCTGCTCGCGATCTACCTGGCGTGGGGCAGCACCTACCTCGCGATCCGGGTCGCGGTCCGCGAGGGCGCCGGGTGGGGCCCGTTCTGGATGGGCGCGGCGCGGGTGCTGGTCGCCGCTCTCGTGCTGCTCGCCCTCAGCCGGCTGCGCGGGGCGCGGCTGCGGCCGACCCGGGTCGAGCTGCTGGTGCTCGCCGGGACCGGTGTCCTGATGTGGGTCGGCGGCAACGGCCTCGTCAACTGGGCCGAGCAACGGGTCGACTCCGGGCTGGCGGCGCTGGTGGTCGGCACCGCGCCGCTGTCGGTCGCGGCGATGGAGGCGGCGATCGACCGCAAGGCGCCGAGCCGCCGGCTGGTGCTGTCGCTGGTGGTCGGGTTCGCGGGACTGGTCGTGCTGAGCTGGCCGGTGCTGCGCACGGGCGTGGCCGCCGACATGCTCGGCGTGCTGGCCCTGGCGGTCGCGGGCGCGAGCTGGGGTCTGGGGTCGATCGTCCTCCACCGCCGCAAGCTCGGCCTCGATTCGCTCGCGGTTGCGGGCTGGCAGCAGCTCGCCGGCGGGCTCGGCTTCGCCGCGGTCGCGCTCTCAGTCGGCGAGCAACTGCCGCGGCCGACCCCGCAGGCTTGGGGCGCCTGGGGGTACCTGACCGTCATGGGATCGCTGGTCGCCTTCTCGTGCTTCGTGTACGCGCTCAAGGTGCTGCCGACCTCGGTCGTGATGACCTACGCCTACGTCAACCCGGCGATCGCGGTGGTGCTGGGCTGGCTGATCCTCGACGAGTCGATCACCGGCTACACCTTCCTCGGCATGGCGCTCATTCTCGCCGGCGTCTGGGGCGTCTTCCGCGACAAGCTGGCCCGCCGCTGACTCCCCTCCGGCACCACGTATCTCACTCTTCCGAAGTTCGGCGATGACGGTTGGTTTTCGCGACTCTGGGAAACGTGGTACCCGAGTCTGGGTGCCGCTCAGCCCCTGACCCCCGCAGGAGGGGGACCCAGGGAAGCGGGATGCGCGTGCCTGGATTGAGCGCCCGCTGCGCCGGCAACTGACCGGAGATCTCCACGGCCGGGCTGATCGTCTCGCGACGCCTCCGTCGCCGCCGAAGGCCGCGCACGGTGAGTGAACTCTCGCGCCTCTCCGTGCGACTCGCACGAAGCTCGACCGGGTGAGTGCCGGCAGCCGCCGAGTGATCCCTGCCACGGGATTGCCACTGGAGCCGCATGGCAATGGCATGATTTAACCATCCTATTCTCATTACTTTAGGTTTTCATCGCCCCAGCTTGTGGGCATGAACGACGATCACGATACCCACCGCTCACCGGCCTCCCAGAAGACCATTGACCGCACGGCGAGGCGCCTTCGCGCGACCGATCTGCTGCTCGTTGCCGGGGTGTCGGTGTGGGCAGCGGTCGCGGGCTCGCAGGCACCACCAGCACCGATCGTCCGGCACGTTGAGCTGCGGGTGCCTGCCGCCTGCGGCGGAAGCATCCTGGACGGTGCGTGCCTCGATGGGTGTTCGGGCAGTCCGCTGGAACCGGACTTCGATGCAGACTGCTTTTCGTGCGGGGAGTTCCACCGTCCCGAGCCCAAGCCAGCGTGTCAGGTCGCGGGTGAGCCGTGCGAGATCCACGCTGCAATCACCCGCCTCGGGGCGATGATGGAGTCTCGCTCCTATGACGACTCGGTCGTGCTGAGCGTGACCTTGGCCTACTGGGACGATCGGGCCTGGGACCTGTCGACGAGCTGGGGCGCGAGCGCCCTTGACGGCTATGTCGCGTACTCGGTCGTGCGAGCTGCCCTGGCCTTTGCGGACGACATCGGACAGCATCCAACGACAACCAAGGCGATCGAGTGCATGCTTCGAGACCATGCCGAGCGCGGGATCCCGACGACGCCGAACAACGGCGAGCGGTGGCTGCACGGCGGGGTCGGCGCGTGGAACTCGTGGTCCGAGGACTACATGGGATTCGCTCTTGGCTATGCGGCGGCCGACGCATGGTTCAGCTCATCTCTGGCTGAAAGCGACTACGACGGTGAGTACTTCGAGCGGGTGAGCGCTGCGGTGGGAATGGCCTTCAGCATCAGCGACCGCGCTCCCTGGACCCTGGTGCTGGAACAGGATCCTGATCCGAACGCTGCGGGATCCCCGCCCGCTGTCATGATCCGGAATCACAACGAGTACAGCCCGGTTTACGGCGTCGTTCTGCTGAAGCACCTTGCGGACATCAACAACCTGTACCGTGCCGCCTCGCTGCCTCCCTACTTCACCGAGGCCAGCAAACCTGCGACGTTCGACGCTCTCTATCGCTGGGTGCTGGGAAAGATCGAACCGAATCCGGAGGGGGCCGGTTTCGTCTTCAGATCAGATGGCTGCCAGCGTCGGGACGGGACCCTCTCGTACTGCGATGATCGGCCAGGCGATCCGGAGGGGAGCTGCGGAGTCCAACGAGAGCCGGGACACTATCCACTGGCAGACTCTCTGCCGAGCCTTGGCGTTGGCGAGGGCCTCGAGTACTTCAGCGCCCCTTGCGGCTGGGTCGGCCCGGCCGGCATCGTGCAGGCGCCCCACAACTACGTTTTCAACTGCGTTTTCGCCGGCGAGAAGGACCGGGTGGCGGCTCCGAATCCAGAGTCCATGTAGCTTCGTGTTGGTCGCTCTGCCGGCTGCGAAACTCGAATTGAACATCGCCGATCTTGACCAGGTCACCGTCAGCGAGCGGTGTGGGTGTGTCGATTCTCTGGTCGCCCACATAAGTGCCGTTCTTGCTTCCGAGGTCCTCGATGACCGCGCCCCCGTCGCCGACCGTGATGCGGGCGTGGTGTCTGGAGATCCACTCCGAGTCGACGCAGATCGGGACGTCATCGCCGCGACCGATCACGTTCCCGCCGTCCACGAGGAACGCCCACCATCGATCTGCGACGAGCAGGCCTCTGGCCTCGCCGAACGGATCGACAGCGTCGATGGACTGGATCGGCCGGACATGGCCGATGAGCCGATAGCCGCGCCGAGGAATCGTCTCCACGAAGCGCGGCGACGACGCCGTGTCGCCCAGGTCCTCTCGCAGCTCCTTCACGCAGTGAGTGATCGTGTTTTCCGAGACGAAGCCCGAGCTCCAGACCCGATCGACAAGCTCCCGATCCGACACCACCTCCCCGGGACGGTCGGCGAGAACGAGCAGGACGTCGAGGACGCGCGGGCGCAGGTGAACGCCGACCTGCCGGCGGACCATGCGGCCGAGCCACGGCTGGATCAGCCACTCCTCCAACCAGAACCCCTGTTCAATCGTGTTTTCGCCGGTCATCGGTGACACCTGCATTATCTCACGGTGTCGTCCCGGGCTGGCAGCAGGTCGCCGGCGCTTGGGGGTCTTCCACGCCAAGCTCGCCCGCCGATGATCTTGATCAGCACGCGCTTGGGGCGCTTGCCGTCGAACTCGCCGTAGAAGATCTGCTCCGATTCCCCGGCGGCGGATTCCCGGACCACCAGCCCGCCCTCGTCGGCTTCTCAGGGAACCGCCGCCGGGAATCGGAAGTGATGAAGACGATCAATGGACCTTTCGTTTGATGTCAACCCACGTGCAGAGGACCCGCACCGCGCGGTCGGCGGAGCGGAACACCGGCAGGCCGGCCTCGCCGAGTTGGTCGGCGAGGGGATCGAACCAGCTGCCCGAGTCCACCACCACCACCAGGGGGGTGTCGGAGCCGGCGGCGGCCGCCGGCAGCAGCCGGGCGACCGAGCCGTCGGCGCGGATCGACTCGTGGTGGCCCTCACCGGCGGGCAGGGTCTGCATGGCCGGCGTCAGGGGCACGATGCCCGCCACCATCAGGTCGACGCCGGGATCGGCGAGAGCGTGGCCGACGATCCGCGCGAAGGCGGCGTCGCAGGCCATCGGCGTGACGTCGAGCGGGTTCTTGACGTCGACCAGCCCGTCCAGCTTGAACTCGTTGAGCACGGCCGCGATGCCCTCCTGCGCCTCGGCGCCGAGCCGCGCCAGGGTCAGCTCGGCGCGCTCGCCGCGGAGCGAGTCGGCCATCCCGACCGACTCGTAGCCGGCGTTCGACATCGCCATCAGCCGGTTGCCGCGGACCTTCTTGCCGCGCAGCGAGACGCTGAGGAGCAGCAGGTCCGAAAACTCGTTGAAGTCGGCGGCGACCATGGCGCCGGCCTGGCGCAGCGCGGCCTCGCAGACCGCGTAGTCGCCGGCCACCGAGGCGGTGTGGCCGGCGGTCGCCGAGCGGCCCTCGGAGGTGCGGCCGGCCTTGTAGAACACCACGTCCTTGCCGGCCGCCACCGCGTCGCGGACCGCTGCGGCGAAGGCGAGCCCGTCGCCGTGGCGGAAGCCCTCCATGTAGGCGGCGACGACCTCGATCGCCGGGTCCTTCGCGACGTGCGCCATCAGGTCGGCGGCGGTGAGGTCGATCTGGTTGCCGATGGAGAGCGCGTAGGCCGGGTCGAGCCACGGCATCCGGCTCAAGTTGGAGATGATGAAAGCCCCGGACTGGGAGATGAAGCAGGTCCGTCGCGGGTGGTCGCCGCGCGACTTGGCGAGCTTGGTCTCGGGGATGAACATGGTGTCGTAGCGGCCGGGGTGCGAGATCACGCCCAGCGAGTTCCCGCCGAGCACCAGCGGCCCGCCGCCAGGCCCGATGTGGGACTGCTGGATGCGCTCCTTCAGCTCGCTCTCGAGACCCTGGCTGCCCTCCTTCTCGCCGAGCCCGCCCGGAATCAGGATGACCGCGTTGACCCGGTCGTGCTCGAGGACCTCGTGCATGACCTCCGGCACCTGCCTCGCCCCGACCGCGACCACCAGCAGGTCGACCTTCTCCGGCAGCTCGGCGATCGACGGCGCGCAGCGCACGTCGTCGATGGCCGCGAGACCGCCGCGCACGACGTAGGCGCGGTCGCGGGGAAAGCCGGCGGCGAGGATGTTGTGGAGGATGATCCGGCCCATGTTCATCGACTTCTCGGAGACGCCGACGACCGCGATCGATCCGGGCTTCAAGAGCTGCTCGATCTTGGCGGCCGGCCGCGGGGGCGGCGCGGCGACGGCGGGGCGGAAGCTGCAGACGCCGTCGAGCGGCGCCAGCCTGCCGCCCGCCACCGTGAACGGGTTGACCTCCAGCTCGACGAGGTGGAGCGGGGCCGCGGGGTTGGCGGCGGAGAAGTGGTTGGCGACGTCGATGAAGGCCTGGAAGCACTCCTCGAGGATCGAGTCCTCGACGAGCCGGCGCGAGCCGCGCATCCTGCCCGACAGCCGGTCGTAGCTCAGCGTGCCCCGGAACAGCTCGAGGAAGCCGGCCCCGGTGACGGCGCCGGTGGGGGCGATCGCGATCGCGGCGCCGGGCCGGGAGCGCTTGGCCATCACCTCCATCTCGACCCCGCCCAGGCCGGCCGAGATGATCGGCCCGAACTCGTCGGTCGCGCGGATCCCGACGAACAGCTCGGTGGCGAAGCCGCGGTCGTCGGGCTCGACGAAGCTGCACAGCAGGGTGCCGGCGATGCGGTCGGCGATGCGCCGCCGCAGGCCCTTGCCGGCGAGGCCGGCGAGGGCGGCCGGGCGGTCGCCGCTGCGCCCCGTGAGGTAGCCGGCATAGGCCTCCGGCACCTCGCGCTGCATCAGCTCGAAGGCAGCCTCGACGGCGCCGATCTCGCGGGCCACGATCCGCACCCCGCGGGCCTCGGTCTTGTGGACGATGTCGGGCGACACCACTTTCAGCACCACCCGGTCGCTCGAGATCTCCTCGAGATCGGCGCGGGTGGGCCGTGCTCCCGGCTCGATCAGCCGGTGGGCCGGCGCGGCCTCGGCCCCGGTGCTCGACAGCAGGTCGTAGCACTCGTGCTCATAGAGGCTGCGCCGCCCCTGCCGGTGCGCGGCGAGAAGGATGTCCTCTATGCTCGCAAAATCGACAGCGGCCATGGATGCCTCCCAGTCGATCAGCCGGCGACGGCGCGGTCAGGCGAGCGCGGCGACGCGATCGCACGGCACCACGGACTCGCCTGCCAGGGTCTGCTCGAGCAGGCGCCGGTCGGCCCGGATCGCGGCCGCCCAGGCCGGGGCGTGGGCGGGGTCGACGGTCGAGGGATCGATCTTCCGGCACAGCCGGACCGCGTCGACCACGCTCAGCCCGCCGTCGACCAGGCCGCGGAAGAAGAGGCCGGCGGCGCGGCCCAGACGAAAGGCGCGGATGTTGACGTCGACCGTCTTCTGGCCCTTGCCGGCGAACAGCGTCTCGACGTGCTTCTCGAGCATCCCGTCCGGGAAGTCGAGGAGCGGCGCCGCCGCCCCGACCACCACCGTGTTCTGGGCGCGCAGGTTGCCGGCCGCGCGGGCGAGCAGGTTGCTGTCGACCAGCACGACCCGCCCGAACGCGGCGAGGTCCTCGATCAGGCTATCGAGCTCCGGGTAATCGGAGATGTTGACGTAGGGGGTGATGCTGGTGACCACCCAGCCGTCGGGCGAGAGGTAATGCCAGTAGCGCATCACCTCGAGCGGCTCGACGCTGATGATCAGGTCGGCGCGCCCGGTGGGCACCAGGTCCGAGTGGATCGGGCCGTCGCCGTAGCGGAGGTGGGACTGGACGGCGCCGCCGCGCTGCGCCATGCCATGCACCTCTGCCTGCTTGAAGTGGAAGCCCGCATCGAGCGCGGCGTTGTCGATGACGTAGGCGATCGACAGGATGCCCTGGCCCCCGACGCCGGCGAGGATGATGTTCTTCTGCATGCTGACGCTCCTACGAGACCTTTCTCTTGATCGCCTCGAGGCAGGTCCGGCGGGCGATGATGACGCTGGTGCCGTCCCAGCCGAGCTCCTCGCGCAGGATCTGCACATTGGCGTCGTGGTTGGCAGGCGTGGGCTCGATGACCCGGAGGTGGTCCGGGACCACCCCGGCCCCCAGGATGATCTGATCGAGGGTGTCGCCGGTCGACATCGAGCGCTGGGTGCCGGTCATACCGACGGTGCCGTTGTCGAGCACGATCACCTTCAGGTTGACGCCCTGCTGGACCGCGGACAGCAGCGGCGTGATGCCGCCGTGGGCGAAGGTGCTGTCGCCGATCGCCGCCACCGCCGGGCGGTAGCCGGCGTGCGCGGCGCCGGACGCCATGCCGATGCTCGCCCCCATCGCGACGCACGAGTGCACCGCCTCGAGCGGCGGCAGCGCCGCCAGGGTGTAGCAGCCGATGTCGCTGAACACCTGCGGGTTGTCGAAGCCGGCGAGGGCCTCGTTGAGGGCCCTGAAGGTGTCGGTGTGGGGGCAGCCCTTGCACAGCGCCGGCGGCCGTCCGGCCAGGGTGGGGGAGGGCTCGTGGGCGGTGGCGTGGGCGGGCAGCTCGAGGGCCGCGCGCACCAGGTCGGGGTTGAGCTCGCCGGTGCGCGGCACCTCGCCGGTCATCCGGCCCCTGACGCGGACGCCGCTGAGCCCGAACAGCCCGCGGACCATGTTCTCGACCACCGGGTAGCCGTCCTCGAGCACCAGCAGGTCGTCGACATGCTCGACGAGCTGGCGGATGCGTCCACCCGGGACCGGGTAGTGGGCCAAGCTGAGCACGGAGAGGTCGTGCCCGTTCTCGAGGTTCTCGAGGACGTAGTTGTGAGCGATGCCGCAGGCGATGACGCCGCGGCGGCCGGCCAGGGTGAGCTGGTTGTGGGCGCTCTCCTCGGCCCGCCGCAGCAGCTCGGGCTGCTTGTCGGTGAGGTGCTTGTACTGGACCCGCGCGTTGGAGGGCAGCAGCGTCCACTTGCGGATCTCGCGGGTCGGCCTGAGGGGGTTCTGGGGGCGCGGCTTTCGGGTCACCACCGCCGCCCGGCTGTGGGCGAGCCGGGTCACCAGCCGCACCATCACCGGCAGCGCGAGGTCCTCGGACATGTCGAAGGCCTCGAGCATCATGTCGTAGCACTCCTGCTGGTCGCGGGGCTCGAGGCAGGGGATC from Thermoanaerobaculales bacterium includes the following:
- a CDS encoding thiamine pyrophosphate-dependent enzyme; amino-acid sequence: MQREVLLGDEAIGLGAIHAGLSGVYGYPGTPSTEIFEFVERRTKAAGDVHAFWSTNEKVAYEEALGMSWAGKRALVCMKHVGLNVAADAFMNSAVTGTNGGLVLAVADDPGMHSSQNEQDSRLFAQFALIPCLEPRDQQECYDMMLEAFDMSEDLALPVMVRLVTRLAHSRAAVVTRKPRPQNPLRPTREIRKWTLLPSNARVQYKHLTDKQPELLRRAEESAHNQLTLAGRRGVIACGIAHNYVLENLENGHDLSVLSLAHYPVPGGRIRQLVEHVDDLLVLEDGYPVVENMVRGLFGLSGVRVRGRMTGEVPRTGELNPDLVRAALELPAHATAHEPSPTLAGRPPALCKGCPHTDTFRALNEALAGFDNPQVFSDIGCYTLAALPPLEAVHSCVAMGASIGMASGAAHAGYRPAVAAIGDSTFAHGGITPLLSAVQQGVNLKVIVLDNGTVGMTGTQRSMSTGDTLDQIILGAGVVPDHLRVIEPTPANHDANVQILREELGWDGTSVIIARRTCLEAIKRKVS
- the amrS gene encoding AmmeMemoRadiSam system radical SAM enzyme; this encodes MSLDRRRLAWLAAGGTLATAAPSWLGAGGLPTPGEIVDREDLPAREASWYKKLDRLRVECQLCPQGCVVADMERGTCGVRENRGGTYYTLVHSLACSLHADPIEKKPFFHVMPGELALSYATAGCNVECKFCQNWEISQFRPEQVQGYWLPPESLAEMAKRAGAKLTAATYSEPVVFWEYVRDVATAARKAGLRPTIVSNGFIQEQPLREVLPLLDAVKVDLKAFTDAFYQEQVRGKLEPVLKTLEIVRSAGVWLEIVVLLVPTLNDSEDEVRRLAAWVKEHLGTEVPLHFTRFHPTYRLTNLPPTPVETLERAWRAATAEGLHFVYLGNVPGHPAESTRCPGCGEVVIERMGFRILRNALADGHCPKCRRAIPGVWA
- a CDS encoding EamA family transporter, encoding MGVAPSGPGEGRHLHGLPASGVLSLLAIYLAWGSTYLAIRVAVREGAGWGPFWMGAARVLVAALVLLALSRLRGARLRPTRVELLVLAGTGVLMWVGGNGLVNWAEQRVDSGLAALVVGTAPLSVAAMEAAIDRKAPSRRLVLSLVVGFAGLVVLSWPVLRTGVAADMLGVLALAVAGASWGLGSIVLHRRKLGLDSLAVAGWQQLAGGLGFAAVALSVGEQLPRPTPQAWGAWGYLTVMGSLVAFSCFVYALKVLPTSVVMTYAYVNPAIAVVLGWLILDESITGYTFLGMALILAGVWGVFRDKLARR
- a CDS encoding DUF362 domain-containing protein, yielding MRRGPGHTRRELAKLAAAGLLAGRSVVATGSTARPGVVGTAPLTAEGLNRAAAAAAMEAGLRRALGVDRAAAGLAGLFSASDTVGIKLSCLGGARLSPRVELVEALVDLLAEAGVARSKILVFERSSRELERAGFEIRRSGGPYLCHGTDNQWDREPSTSGSIGSCFAREVSTTCTALISFGVVKDHDLAGVSAGLKNWYGVIHNPNKYHGTNCDPYVADVVRHPFISGKLRLTVLDGVAAQCQGGPAFFAGGQFPLGLVAASADPVAADLWAWRMIEAERARRGLESLRVDGRDPAFIATAARYGLGVGDTASLKVVGG
- a CDS encoding indolepyruvate oxidoreductase subunit beta; this translates as MQKNIILAGVGGQGILSIAYVIDNAALDAGFHFKQAEVHGMAQRGGAVQSHLRYGDGPIHSDLVPTGRADLIISVEPLEVMRYWHYLSPDGWVVTSITPYVNISDYPELDSLIEDLAAFGRVVLVDSNLLARAAGNLRAQNTVVVGAAAPLLDFPDGMLEKHVETLFAGKGQKTVDVNIRAFRLGRAAGLFFRGLVDGGLSVVDAVRLCRKIDPSTVDPAHAPAWAAAIRADRRLLEQTLAGESVVPCDRVAALA
- a CDS encoding acetate--CoA ligase family protein, with amino-acid sequence MAAVDFASIEDILLAAHRQGRRSLYEHECYDLLSSTGAEAAPAHRLIEPGARPTRADLEEISSDRVVLKVVSPDIVHKTEARGVRIVAREIGAVEAAFELMQREVPEAYAGYLTGRSGDRPAALAGLAGKGLRRRIADRIAGTLLCSFVEPDDRGFATELFVGIRATDEFGPIISAGLGGVEMEVMAKRSRPGAAIAIAPTGAVTGAGFLELFRGTLSYDRLSGRMRGSRRLVEDSILEECFQAFIDVANHFSAANPAAPLHLVELEVNPFTVAGGRLAPLDGVCSFRPAVAAPPPRPAAKIEQLLKPGSIAVVGVSEKSMNMGRIILHNILAAGFPRDRAYVVRGGLAAIDDVRCAPSIAELPEKVDLLVVAVGARQVPEVMHEVLEHDRVNAVILIPGGLGEKEGSQGLESELKERIQQSHIGPGGGPLVLGGNSLGVISHPGRYDTMFIPETKLAKSRGDHPRRTCFISQSGAFIISNLSRMPWLDPAYALSIGNQIDLTAADLMAHVAKDPAIEVVAAYMEGFRHGDGLAFAAAVRDAVAAGKDVVFYKAGRTSEGRSATAGHTASVAGDYAVCEAALRQAGAMVAADFNEFSDLLLLSVSLRGKKVRGNRLMAMSNAGYESVGMADSLRGERAELTLARLGAEAQEGIAAVLNEFKLDGLVDVKNPLDVTPMACDAAFARIVGHALADPGVDLMVAGIVPLTPAMQTLPAGEGHHESIRADGSVARLLPAAAAGSDTPLVVVVDSGSWFDPLADQLGEAGLPVFRSADRAVRVLCTWVDIKRKVH
- a CDS encoding FHA domain-containing protein, whose amino-acid sequence is MAWKTPKRRRPAASPGRHREIMQVSPMTGENTIEQGFWLEEWLIQPWLGRMVRRQVGVHLRPRVLDVLLVLADRPGEVVSDRELVDRVWSSGFVSENTITHCVKELREDLGDTASSPRFVETIPRRGYRLIGHVRPIQSIDAVDPFGEARGLLVADRWWAFLVDGGNVIGRGDDVPICVDSEWISRHHARITVGDGGAVIEDLGSKNGTYVGDQRIDTPTPLADGDLVKIGDVQFEFRSRQSDQHEATWTLDSEPPPGPSRRRKRS